One window from the genome of Alistipes sp. ZOR0009 encodes:
- a CDS encoding O-methyltransferase has protein sequence MLQKNTAIERYIEQHTTQEDHLLAELNRQTHLHVLQPRMVSGHIQGKILEMISYMIKPKFILEIGTFTGYSAICLAKGLTDDGCLHTFEINDELEELASDFIERSGYTNKIVQHVGSALKLAPNLNLKFDLIFIDGDKREYPEYYKMAKELITDEGFILADNVLWDGKVIETPTPTDLYTQQILKFNQMVQDDPDVENVIVPFRDGMTFIKMKRKK, from the coding sequence ATGCTTCAAAAGAACACGGCTATAGAACGTTACATCGAACAGCACACAACCCAAGAAGATCACTTGCTTGCAGAACTCAATCGCCAAACCCATCTTCATGTGCTCCAGCCTAGAATGGTATCTGGCCATATACAGGGAAAAATACTGGAAATGATCAGCTACATGATCAAACCTAAGTTTATACTTGAAATAGGCACATTCACAGGCTATTCGGCAATTTGTTTGGCCAAAGGATTAACGGATGACGGATGCCTACACACTTTTGAAATAAATGACGAGCTAGAAGAGCTTGCTAGTGATTTCATTGAACGCAGTGGATACACCAATAAAATAGTACAGCACGTTGGGTCAGCCCTAAAGCTCGCTCCAAACCTAAATTTAAAGTTTGACCTTATCTTTATAGACGGAGACAAGCGTGAATATCCAGAATATTACAAAATGGCAAAAGAGCTTATTACCGACGAAGGCTTTATTCTTGCCGACAATGTCCTATGGGATGGCAAAGTTATAGAAACGCCCACACCAACAGACCTCTACACACAACAAATATTAAAGTTCAACCAGATGGTACAAGACGATCCAGATGTTGAAAACGTCATTGTCCCATTTAGAGATGGAATGACATTTATAAAAATGAAAAGAAAAAAATAA